The Agrobacterium cucumeris genome has a segment encoding these proteins:
- the gfa gene encoding S-(hydroxymethyl)glutathione synthase: MTMIAIHPTVDSGYRATDTAFSGGTLVCACTSRPVKLRVKGDIAHNHACGCTKCWKPEGSLFSVVAVAPTESVEVLEHGDKLAVVDPSALIQRHACTQCGVHMYGPVERDHPFKGLAFIHPERFEEKGWAAPGFAAFVSSIIEAGFSPDKMSGVRAKLKDSGLEPYDCLSPALMDYIATWTAKKNGVLAN; encoded by the coding sequence ATGACGATGATTGCCATTCATCCGACTGTCGACTCGGGCTATCGAGCAACCGATACAGCCTTCTCAGGCGGAACACTGGTGTGTGCATGTACATCCCGGCCGGTCAAACTCCGGGTTAAAGGTGACATTGCCCACAACCACGCCTGTGGTTGCACCAAATGCTGGAAACCGGAGGGATCGCTGTTCTCCGTGGTCGCGGTTGCGCCGACCGAGAGTGTGGAAGTTTTGGAACACGGCGACAAACTGGCTGTTGTCGATCCATCCGCGCTGATCCAGCGGCATGCCTGCACTCAATGCGGCGTCCACATGTACGGCCCCGTGGAGCGTGATCATCCCTTCAAGGGACTGGCATTCATTCACCCTGAGCGGTTCGAGGAAAAGGGTTGGGCAGCACCGGGCTTCGCCGCCTTCGTGTCATCCATCATTGAGGCGGGTTTTTCTCCAGACAAGATGTCCGGGGTACGCGCCAAGCTGAAGGATAGCGGCCTTGAACCCTACGACTGCCTGTCTCCCGCCCTGATGGACTATATCGCGACCTGGACGGCCAAGAAGAACGGCGTTCTGGCGAACTGA
- a CDS encoding ABC transporter permease, with the protein MESSLMLVWQGGWIRAILQGAAITIAVGTVSIVVGALIGTLCGVIKWARIFPLTLVVDAYTSLVRGVPELLIIYLLFFSSVEFVTQVATAFGYAALADSGYAFIIAVVAVGTISGAYSTEVIRGALASIPAGHIEAARALGIPGRRIFRRIILPQMLRIAIPGMNNVWQTTIKDTALVSVVGLQELMRTASVGAGSTRNPLIFFLIAASVYFAITLISQAGFDRVERMVRLRART; encoded by the coding sequence ATGGAGTCTAGTCTGATGCTGGTTTGGCAGGGTGGGTGGATAAGGGCCATTCTGCAGGGCGCGGCGATAACCATTGCCGTCGGCACGGTGAGCATCGTTGTCGGTGCGCTGATCGGGACCCTGTGCGGGGTTATCAAGTGGGCGCGGATATTTCCGCTGACACTTGTGGTGGACGCCTATACTTCGCTCGTGCGCGGTGTGCCTGAACTGCTGATCATCTATCTGCTGTTCTTTTCCTCGGTGGAATTCGTCACGCAGGTTGCCACGGCGTTCGGATATGCGGCTCTTGCCGACAGCGGATACGCCTTCATCATCGCCGTGGTTGCCGTCGGAACGATCTCGGGCGCCTATTCGACCGAGGTCATCAGGGGCGCACTGGCCTCCATCCCGGCAGGACATATCGAGGCGGCGCGGGCCTTGGGAATTCCCGGACGCCGCATCTTCAGGCGCATCATCTTGCCGCAAATGCTGCGCATCGCCATCCCCGGCATGAATAATGTCTGGCAAACAACCATCAAGGACACGGCGCTGGTATCGGTCGTCGGATTGCAGGAATTGATGCGTACCGCCTCCGTTGGTGCTGGCAGCACACGCAATCCGCTGATTTTTTTCCTTATCGCAGCTTCCGTGTACTTCGCTATCACCCTGATCAGCCAGGCCGGCTTTGACAGGGTGGAGCGTATGGTGAGACTTAGGGCAAGGACATAA
- a CDS encoding 2Fe-2S iron-sulfur cluster-binding protein, producing MANTLDTRFRPFKVKMKKQESTTISSFYLAPVNPEDWRPFEAGQFLTIQIPNPEGGEPLIRNYTVSSGPGDVGIYRITVKREAALTPDMADGIASCWLHDTVEEGMVVHIDRPRGAFKLDRASQRPVILLSGGVGLTPTVSMLKVLVAESDRPVWFVHACDGAATHALRDEIRALAEQRDNVHVHTCYRFATDEDAKAGLFHSTGFITRQTLQSCLPLDDYEVYMCGPPPFMQAMYDLLLSLGLEKSRIAYEFFGPASLLSPSPPKTDANPSPNSAAAPQAAKSTGIEIVLGKSNARFEWDAASESILSFLENQGVEPAFSCRAGVCGSCVQGLVSGDVEYVEEPLDDVPAGQVLLCCTKPVNSVVLDL from the coding sequence ATGGCGAATACCCTAGATACGCGCTTTCGGCCGTTCAAGGTAAAGATGAAAAAGCAAGAGAGCACCACGATCTCGTCTTTTTACCTCGCACCCGTCAACCCCGAGGATTGGCGTCCTTTCGAAGCGGGCCAGTTTCTCACGATCCAGATACCCAATCCCGAAGGTGGTGAACCGCTTATCCGGAACTACACCGTGTCGTCAGGACCGGGTGACGTCGGGATTTATCGCATCACCGTCAAACGGGAGGCGGCCCTGACGCCGGATATGGCCGATGGTATCGCGTCGTGCTGGCTGCATGACACGGTCGAAGAAGGCATGGTGGTGCATATCGACAGGCCACGCGGCGCCTTCAAGCTCGACAGGGCCAGTCAGCGACCGGTCATTCTGCTATCCGGTGGCGTCGGGCTGACGCCGACCGTTTCGATGTTGAAGGTACTGGTTGCGGAAAGCGACCGGCCCGTCTGGTTCGTGCATGCCTGCGACGGGGCCGCCACCCACGCGCTACGCGATGAAATACGGGCGCTCGCCGAACAGCGCGACAATGTTCATGTGCACACCTGTTATCGCTTTGCGACCGATGAAGACGCGAAGGCGGGGCTGTTCCATTCCACCGGCTTCATCACACGTCAGACCTTGCAGTCTTGTCTGCCGCTGGACGACTACGAGGTCTATATGTGCGGCCCGCCGCCTTTCATGCAGGCGATGTATGATCTGCTTCTTTCACTCGGGTTGGAAAAGAGCAGGATCGCCTATGAGTTCTTCGGACCCGCATCGCTGCTTTCACCATCGCCGCCGAAGACGGATGCAAATCCCAGCCCAAATAGCGCTGCCGCTCCGCAAGCAGCCAAAAGCACTGGCATCGAGATCGTCCTTGGAAAGTCAAATGCCAGGTTCGAGTGGGATGCAGCCTCGGAATCGATCCTGAGTTTTCTGGAAAATCAGGGTGTCGAACCTGCATTTTCATGCAGGGCTGGCGTTTGTGGAAGCTGCGTTCAGGGCCTCGTTTCCGGCGACGTGGAATATGTGGAAGAGCCGCTGGATGACGTGCCGGCCGGCCAGGTTCTCCTCTGTTGTACCAAACCCGTCAATTCGGTCGTGCTCGACCTCTGA
- the hisC gene encoding histidinol-phosphate transaminase: MVEPLRLNPYVAELPPYNAGMNIAVARSKTGLTDIAALASNENPYGCSPKVAAALADLDPSRYADPTCVILRDALSKKLGVDGDRIVIGNGSEEMIAAVCRAVLRPFATVVAMTPGFGLHEIEPRANGAQIVRIPMTKDLRFDLEAMTIALRDKPSIFFISSPSNPVGPALERDQLSRLISAVPNKTLLVFDEAYFEFCDENMPDGLELLAKSAISYVVLRTFSKAYGLAGLRVGYAVASDARLAQAMSSAKTPFNVNAAAQLAAVAALEDEGWMRGSVAKVIGERRRMAEAMTSLGLFVPQSRTNFLFIDIGCDSTIAFDHFLSHGVIVKPWKEPGFTSFIRVTVGLPAQNDRFLDALRLLKEKLLEANVPS, translated from the coding sequence ATGGTCGAACCACTCAGACTCAATCCGTACGTTGCGGAACTCCCGCCCTATAATGCCGGGATGAACATTGCGGTGGCGCGCAGCAAGACGGGTTTGACCGATATTGCAGCGCTTGCCAGCAACGAGAACCCCTATGGCTGTTCGCCAAAGGTGGCCGCGGCGCTGGCCGACCTTGATCCATCCCGTTATGCGGACCCCACCTGTGTGATCCTGCGGGACGCGCTGAGTAAAAAGCTTGGTGTTGACGGCGACCGAATTGTCATCGGAAACGGCTCCGAAGAGATGATCGCTGCGGTTTGCCGCGCGGTTCTGCGTCCGTTTGCCACCGTGGTGGCAATGACGCCGGGCTTCGGTCTCCATGAAATCGAGCCCAGAGCAAACGGCGCGCAAATCGTCAGGATACCGATGACGAAAGACCTGCGGTTCGATCTTGAGGCGATGACGATTGCCCTGCGAGACAAACCGTCAATATTCTTCATCTCTTCGCCTTCAAACCCGGTCGGGCCGGCGCTGGAGCGGGATCAGCTCTCACGCCTCATCTCGGCTGTTCCGAATAAGACATTGCTTGTTTTTGATGAGGCGTATTTCGAATTCTGTGACGAGAATATGCCCGACGGGCTCGAGCTTTTGGCGAAGAGCGCGATTTCCTATGTCGTACTGCGAACATTCTCCAAGGCCTACGGGCTGGCTGGATTGCGCGTGGGTTATGCCGTTGCCTCCGATGCACGGCTGGCGCAGGCCATGTCATCGGCAAAAACACCGTTCAACGTCAATGCCGCCGCACAATTGGCAGCGGTTGCCGCCCTTGAAGACGAGGGCTGGATGCGCGGTTCGGTGGCGAAGGTTATTGGGGAACGCAGACGCATGGCTGAGGCAATGACATCGCTTGGCCTGTTCGTTCCGCAATCCCGTACCAATTTTCTGTTCATCGACATCGGTTGTGACAGCACGATCGCTTTCGATCATTTTCTGTCGCATGGCGTTATCGTCAAGCCCTGGAAAGAACCGGGATTTACAAGCTTTATCCGTGTGACCGTTGGACTGCCCGCGCAAAACGATCGTTTTCTCGACGCATTGCGCCTGCTGAAAGAAAAGCTGCTTGAGGCGAACGTCCCGTCATGA
- a CDS encoding ABC transporter permease: MDIEFWETSLPFLLRGLSTTAAITVISVAIGFNLGLGLALMRLSENRFVSGFAKYYSMVFRGTPLLVQLFLFYYGLGQLGFIKNNAITWWIVSDGTRCAVMAMALNTAAYTSEILRGGLLSVPVGLKEAAKATGMSPFLRFRRIEFPLAIRQALPAYGNELILVVKGTSLASTITVLEITGYAKRLMSQTFAIFEVFALAGAIYLVINLTLVMLIRVAERHMMRHAAR, from the coding sequence ATGGATATCGAATTTTGGGAAACATCGTTGCCGTTCCTTTTAAGAGGTCTTTCGACAACGGCGGCGATAACCGTGATATCCGTCGCGATCGGTTTCAACCTCGGTCTTGGCCTTGCCTTGATGAGACTGTCCGAAAACCGCTTCGTTTCGGGGTTTGCGAAATATTACAGCATGGTTTTTCGTGGGACGCCGCTTCTGGTGCAGCTGTTCCTGTTTTATTACGGGCTCGGCCAGCTCGGCTTCATCAAAAACAATGCGATCACCTGGTGGATCGTCAGTGACGGCACGCGCTGTGCGGTCATGGCCATGGCTCTGAACACGGCGGCCTACACATCCGAAATTCTGCGTGGCGGGTTGCTCTCCGTTCCCGTGGGTCTCAAGGAAGCGGCCAAAGCCACCGGAATGTCGCCATTTCTGCGCTTCCGCCGGATCGAATTCCCGCTCGCCATTCGTCAGGCGCTGCCAGCTTACGGCAACGAGCTTATCCTCGTCGTCAAGGGGACGAGCCTTGCCTCGACAATCACGGTTCTCGAGATCACCGGATATGCAAAACGTCTGATGAGCCAGACATTCGCGATTTTTGAGGTCTTCGCCCTGGCGGGTGCGATCTACCTCGTCATCAATCTCACCCTTGTGATGCTCATCCGCGTGGCCGAGCGACATATGATGCGGCATGCGGCGCGCTGA
- a CDS encoding RNA polymerase sigma factor — protein MGIREDDKRYNAYVAHRVDLIKYATLILGSRADAEDVVQEAFLKFVPEASGNPSNLKSYLFRIVRNLALDNRRRSRQDLRERPDDTPFWGVPQDHGTPEEHALFCDEVRQMQTILASLPVQARVALEMHRFGGYNMEEIARHLGVSVASAHRLIKGSIAAITREMK, from the coding sequence ATGGGCATACGGGAAGATGACAAGCGTTATAACGCTTACGTCGCGCATAGGGTCGACCTGATCAAATACGCCACCCTCATTCTGGGGTCCCGGGCGGATGCGGAAGACGTTGTTCAGGAGGCATTCCTGAAATTCGTTCCGGAAGCCTCCGGCAATCCCTCCAACCTCAAATCCTATCTCTTCCGGATCGTTCGCAACCTTGCCCTTGATAATCGCCGGCGCAGCCGGCAGGACCTGCGGGAGCGGCCGGATGACACGCCGTTCTGGGGTGTGCCGCAGGATCATGGTACGCCGGAGGAGCATGCGCTGTTCTGCGATGAAGTTCGGCAGATGCAGACGATTTTGGCCTCCCTGCCGGTTCAGGCACGTGTGGCATTGGAAATGCACAGGTTCGGTGGTTACAATATGGAAGAGATCGCGCGTCACCTCGGGGTGTCCGTGGCCAGCGCTCACCGTCTGATCAAGGGCAGCATTGCCGCGATTACCAGAGAAATGAAGTAA
- a CDS encoding FecR family protein: MTIDPDNKIELPDGKAEEAAEWLLRLQAGAVEPRLKAEFDRWLAASAANRLAWERTCRTWRNLGLVEPEFKNLWEDAPHLPEKAMKPISRRRWSGRHYAGAAMAAAALCLAVLFVPVSLVRIKADYQTTTGESRTITLDDGSRVQLAAASALSTDFTNGRRTVKVLKGEAFFDVVPDTTRPFTVEAQNVTVQVLGTAFDVDLTDGVTQVALAHGSVEASFRNAPPTRLVPGEMLIVDASGAIRKENVSVEDIGGWRNGELYVVDATIGSVVEQIQRYHPAWLTMADKTLAGQRVTGFYDLRDPDRALEALVEPYKGKVHAIGDSARIITRF, from the coding sequence ATGACCATTGATCCAGATAACAAAATAGAATTACCGGACGGGAAGGCGGAAGAAGCGGCCGAGTGGCTGCTCCGCCTCCAGGCAGGCGCAGTGGAACCGCGGCTGAAGGCTGAATTCGACCGATGGCTGGCAGCGTCTGCGGCAAACCGTCTTGCCTGGGAGCGGACCTGCAGGACGTGGCGCAACCTTGGTCTGGTAGAGCCGGAATTCAAGAACCTCTGGGAAGACGCGCCGCATTTGCCGGAAAAGGCTATGAAACCGATATCGCGGCGACGTTGGTCCGGGCGGCATTATGCCGGTGCGGCGATGGCGGCGGCTGCTCTCTGTCTTGCCGTGCTGTTCGTCCCGGTATCTCTCGTCCGTATCAAGGCCGATTATCAGACCACCACCGGTGAAAGCCGCACGATAACCCTCGATGATGGCAGCAGGGTACAGCTTGCGGCGGCGAGTGCGCTTTCCACGGATTTCACCAATGGCCGCCGCACTGTGAAAGTGCTGAAGGGCGAAGCTTTCTTCGATGTCGTACCGGATACCACACGCCCCTTCACCGTGGAGGCGCAAAACGTCACGGTTCAGGTGCTGGGCACGGCTTTCGACGTTGACCTCACGGACGGTGTAACGCAAGTCGCGCTTGCCCATGGTTCCGTGGAGGCCTCCTTCCGTAATGCACCGCCAACCCGGCTTGTGCCGGGCGAGATGCTGATTGTCGACGCTTCCGGTGCGATCCGGAAAGAGAATGTTTCCGTCGAGGATATTGGCGGCTGGCGCAACGGCGAGCTCTACGTTGTGGACGCGACGATCGGTTCTGTGGTGGAACAGATCCAGCGTTACCATCCGGCGTGGCTGACAATGGCCGACAAGACGCTTGCCGGGCAGCGGGTGACGGGTTTTTACGATCTACGCGACCCTGACCGCGCGCTGGAAGCTTTGGTGGAGCCCTATAAGGGTAAAGTTCACGCGATTGGCGATAGCGCCCGCATCATTACCCGCTTCTGA
- a CDS encoding FAD-binding oxidoreductase, producing the protein MIEQNAHATGDLPVTFLRDIETTIGLSHLKQGDAIANLDYGVTPANFGADAVAFPSSTQEIACIIRSAAAHGVPVVPQGGRTGLVGGGVSSPGQIVVSTTRLNRIVEIYPDERVAVVEAGVTLQALQAAASEYQLEPGIDLPSRGSATIGGMVSTNAGGISAFRYGVMRHRVLGLEAVLPDGSIYSDLTRVVKNVAGYDLKHLFIGAEGTLGIVTRAAIKLEPVPAATATALFGLPSVEAALEATKLGLSVEYGHMRAAEAIWNSFFSLTSGEHLWSATDYYPDYPVNLIMALGGGDEEQLQTQLGRIYEELYETYPEMSAVVATSQTQEAELWRLREDTDLIYRRYPAAPSFDVSVPLSRIEAYVTRCIPELQSIDPTFDPYLFGHIADGNLHIVLNAAGADLTPEKAAAVEAVLYRDLTQSGGSFSAEHGIGSKRVHALRATADPVKFALMTRIKAAIDAGHTLNPGKVTG; encoded by the coding sequence ATGATCGAGCAAAATGCCCATGCGACAGGGGATTTGCCCGTGACGTTCCTCAGGGATATCGAAACGACCATCGGCCTTTCCCACCTGAAACAGGGGGATGCCATCGCCAATCTCGATTATGGCGTAACCCCCGCAAATTTCGGCGCGGACGCGGTGGCTTTCCCGTCATCGACACAGGAGATCGCCTGCATCATCAGAAGCGCCGCTGCGCATGGCGTTCCCGTTGTGCCGCAGGGCGGTCGAACCGGGCTTGTCGGCGGCGGTGTTTCCAGTCCCGGTCAGATCGTCGTATCCACCACCCGGCTCAATCGGATCGTTGAAATTTATCCCGATGAGCGGGTTGCTGTGGTTGAGGCGGGCGTGACGCTACAGGCATTGCAGGCGGCCGCGTCGGAATATCAGCTTGAGCCGGGCATCGACCTGCCGTCGCGTGGTTCCGCCACGATCGGTGGCATGGTTTCGACGAATGCCGGCGGGATTTCGGCTTTTCGTTATGGGGTGATGCGCCATCGCGTCCTCGGTCTGGAGGCCGTCCTGCCGGATGGCTCGATTTATTCCGACCTGACACGGGTGGTGAAAAACGTTGCCGGCTACGATCTCAAGCATCTCTTCATCGGGGCTGAGGGAACGCTTGGCATCGTCACCAGGGCGGCGATCAAGCTGGAACCCGTTCCCGCAGCGACGGCCACGGCGCTTTTCGGGCTCCCCTCGGTGGAAGCGGCTCTTGAGGCGACCAAACTCGGGCTCAGCGTCGAGTACGGCCATATGCGTGCGGCGGAAGCCATCTGGAACTCGTTTTTTTCCCTGACATCGGGCGAGCATCTCTGGTCAGCGACCGACTATTACCCCGACTATCCCGTCAATCTCATCATGGCACTTGGCGGAGGGGACGAGGAACAGCTGCAGACGCAGCTTGGCCGGATATATGAGGAACTATATGAGACCTATCCCGAGATGTCCGCCGTCGTTGCAACATCGCAGACGCAGGAAGCGGAGTTGTGGCGTCTCAGGGAAGATACGGACCTCATCTATCGCAGATATCCGGCCGCGCCGTCTTTTGACGTCTCCGTCCCACTGTCGCGCATCGAAGCGTATGTGACCCGTTGCATACCGGAACTTCAGTCAATCGATCCAACCTTCGATCCCTACCTTTTCGGGCATATTGCCGACGGCAATCTTCATATCGTCCTGAACGCGGCAGGTGCGGATCTGACGCCTGAAAAGGCCGCCGCCGTCGAAGCTGTTCTCTACCGTGACCTGACGCAATCGGGAGGCTCGTTCTCGGCAGAGCACGGCATCGGCTCCAAACGCGTTCACGCGCTGCGTGCGACAGCCGACCCCGTAAAATTTGCCCTGATGACCCGGATCAAGGCCGCCATTGATGCAGGACACACCCTGAACCCCGGCAAGGTCACCGGCTGA
- a CDS encoding S-(hydroxymethyl)glutathione dehydrogenase/class III alcohol dehydrogenase, with the protein MDVRAAVAIQAGKPLEVMTVQLEGPRAGEVLVEVKATGICHTDDFTLSGADPEGLFPAILGHEGAGIVVDVGPGVTSVKKGDHVIPLYTPECRECYSCTSRKTNLCTSIRATQGQGVMPDGTSRFSIGKDKIHHYMGCSTFSNYTVLPEIALAKINPDAPFDKVCYIGCGVTTGIGAVINTAKVEIGSTAIVFGLGGIGLNVLQGLRLAGADMIIGVDINNDRKAWGEKFGMTHFVNPKDIGDDIVPYLVNMTKRNGDLIGGADYTFDCTGNTKVMRQALEASHRGWGKSVIIGVAGAGQEISTRPFQLVTGRNWMGTAFGGARGRTDVPKIVDWYMEGKIQIDPMITHTMPLEDINRGFELMHKGESIRGVVVY; encoded by the coding sequence ATGGACGTACGCGCCGCTGTTGCCATTCAGGCAGGAAAACCGCTCGAGGTCATGACCGTTCAGCTGGAAGGTCCGCGCGCCGGCGAAGTACTTGTTGAGGTCAAGGCGACCGGCATCTGCCACACCGATGATTTCACGCTTTCCGGTGCCGATCCGGAAGGTCTGTTTCCGGCCATCCTCGGCCATGAGGGTGCCGGTATCGTCGTCGATGTCGGCCCCGGCGTCACCTCGGTCAAGAAGGGTGACCATGTCATTCCGCTCTACACGCCGGAATGCCGCGAGTGTTATTCCTGCACCTCGCGCAAGACCAATCTCTGCACCTCCATCCGCGCCACCCAGGGTCAGGGCGTCATGCCGGATGGTACCTCGCGCTTCTCGATCGGCAAGGACAAGATCCACCACTACATGGGCTGCTCGACCTTCTCGAACTACACCGTCCTGCCGGAAATCGCGCTCGCCAAGATCAATCCCGACGCGCCCTTCGACAAGGTCTGTTACATCGGCTGCGGCGTCACCACCGGCATCGGTGCGGTCATCAACACCGCCAAGGTCGAGATTGGCTCCACAGCCATCGTCTTCGGTCTCGGCGGCATCGGCCTTAACGTTCTGCAGGGCCTGCGCCTTGCCGGCGCCGACATGATCATCGGCGTCGACATCAACAATGACCGCAAGGCCTGGGGCGAGAAGTTCGGCATGACCCACTTCGTCAATCCGAAGGATATCGGTGACGACATCGTGCCCTATCTCGTCAACATGACGAAGCGCAATGGCGACCTGATCGGCGGTGCTGACTACACCTTCGACTGCACCGGCAACACGAAGGTCATGCGCCAGGCGCTGGAAGCCTCGCATCGCGGCTGGGGCAAGTCGGTCATCATCGGCGTTGCCGGCGCCGGCCAGGAAATCTCGACCCGCCCGTTCCAGCTGGTCACCGGTCGCAACTGGATGGGCACCGCCTTTGGCGGCGCGCGCGGCCGCACCGACGTGCCGAAGATCGTCGACTGGTACATGGAAGGCAAAATCCAGATCGATCCGATGATCACACACACCATGCCGCTCGAAGACATCAACAGGGGCTTCGAACTGATGCACAAGGGTGAGAGCATCCGCGGCGTCGTGGTCTACTAG
- a CDS encoding transporter substrate-binding domain-containing protein produces the protein MNLKVLSLALLLAGVSTANAAEGELSIGTEGAYPPWSMADSAGKVTGFDADVGNLLCTKLAMKCRFVVQAFDGLIPALKAKRFDIIISGMSITQDRKKEINFSVGYAELANMFLVPKTSDLAGIKDIDALLKGLDGKTIGVQTGTTHAHFVEKRIPGANLKTYDTLDNMQIDLASGRIEAAFADASALQDFLAKPEGKDFQFVDVKVQSKFDSTLGEGIGVGIAKDNTELKAKIDKALCDLVADGSIGKSSQKWFKMDISRPCN, from the coding sequence ATGAATTTGAAAGTTTTGTCTCTTGCCCTGCTTCTTGCCGGCGTCAGCACGGCCAACGCCGCGGAAGGTGAACTGTCGATCGGCACCGAAGGCGCGTATCCGCCGTGGAGCATGGCCGATTCCGCCGGCAAGGTGACCGGTTTTGATGCGGATGTCGGCAATCTACTATGCACGAAACTCGCCATGAAATGTCGGTTCGTCGTGCAGGCCTTCGATGGGCTGATACCGGCCCTCAAGGCGAAACGCTTCGACATCATCATTTCCGGGATGTCGATTACTCAGGATCGGAAAAAGGAAATCAATTTTTCGGTCGGCTATGCCGAACTGGCGAACATGTTCCTGGTCCCCAAGACCTCGGATCTCGCCGGCATCAAGGACATCGATGCCTTGCTGAAGGGGCTCGATGGGAAAACCATCGGGGTTCAGACTGGCACGACACACGCCCACTTCGTCGAAAAGCGGATCCCCGGAGCCAATCTCAAGACTTACGACACGCTCGACAACATGCAGATCGATCTCGCAAGCGGCCGCATCGAGGCGGCATTTGCCGATGCCTCCGCGCTGCAGGATTTTCTGGCCAAGCCTGAAGGCAAAGACTTTCAGTTTGTCGACGTGAAGGTCCAGAGCAAATTCGATTCCACCCTTGGTGAAGGCATCGGTGTCGGCATCGCCAAAGATAACACGGAACTTAAAGCAAAGATCGACAAGGCCCTCTGCGACCTCGTTGCCGATGGATCGATTGGAAAGTCGAGCCAGAAATGGTTCAAAATGGATATCTCCCGCCCTTGTAACTAA